One window of the Peromyscus leucopus breed LL Stock chromosome 17, UCI_PerLeu_2.1, whole genome shotgun sequence genome contains the following:
- the Bst2 gene encoding bone marrow stromal antigen 2 yields MAPTFYHYLPAPMDEKWQEQGRGLRPRCLVAAALAVLFQAALVTLLIYFAVRANGEACRDGLRAQDECRNITHLLQRQLTRAQDGLLQAETQANTCNRTVVTLQDSLEKQGSQVREQQARIQELESKVMTLNQELEKLRTAEEASRTSQKNSASPVMLSSLLMFAVMLILLF; encoded by the exons ATGGCACCCACTTTCTACCACTACCTGCCGGCGCCCATGGACGAGAAATGGCAGGAGCAGGGCCGGGGTCTCCGCCCGCGGTGCCTGGTGGCCGCGGCCTTGGCGGTCCTGTTCCAGGCGGCCTTGGTCACCCTGCTGATCTACTTCGCCGTCAGGGCGAACGGCGAGGCCTGCAGGGACGGGCTGCGGGCGCAGGATGAGTGCCGGAACATCACGCACCTGCTGCAGCGCCAGCTCACCCGCGCCCAGGACGGCCTGCTGCAGGCGGAGACGCAGGCCAACACCTGCAACCGCACCGTG GTGACCCTTCAGGATTCCCTGGAGAAGCAGGGGTCCCAGGTCCGGGAGCAGCAGGCCCGCATCcaggagcttgaga GCAAGGTCATGACGTTGAaccaggagctggagaagctgag GACCGCTGAGGAAGCTTCTAGAACATCGCAGAAGAACTCTGCCAGCCCCGTGATGCTCTCCAGCCTACTGATGTTCGCAGTGATGCTGATTCTGCTCTTTTGA